A region of Phalacrocorax carbo chromosome 7, bPhaCar2.1, whole genome shotgun sequence DNA encodes the following proteins:
- the DVL3 gene encoding segment polarity protein dishevelled homolog DVL-3 isoform X3: MAAAETKIIYHLDEQETPYLVKLPIPAERVTLGDFKGLLNRPNYKFYFKSMDDDFGVVKEEISDDNAKLPCFNGRVVSWLVSAEGSHSDAGSVCADNQTELPPSMERTGGIGDSRPPSFHPNTGGSRENLDNETETDSVVSSQRERPRRKDGPDHAPRVNGTVKGERRRDLGGYESSSTLMSSELETTSFFDSDEDDSTSRFSSSTEQSSASRLMRRHKRRRRKQKAPRIERSSSFSSITDSTMSLNIITVTLNMEKYNFLGISIVGQSNERGDGGIYIGSIMKGGAVAADGRIEPGDMLLQVNDINFENMSNDDAVRVLREIVHKPGPITLTVAKCWDPSPRGCFSLPRSKWIADPPLTLVPSSCEPIRPIDPAAWVSHTAAMTGTYPAYGMSPSMSTITSTSSSITSSIPETERLDDFHLSIHSDMATIVKAMASPESGLEVRDRMWLKITIPNAFIGSDVVDWLYHHVEGFTDRRESRKYASNLLKAGYIRHTVNKITFSEQCYYIFGDLCGNMANLSLHDHDGSSGASDQDTLAPLPHPGAAPWPMAFPYQYPPPHPYNPHPGFPDPGYSYGGGSAGSQHSEGSRSSGSNRSGSERRKEREKTGESKSGGSGSESDHTTRSSMRRERAASERSVPASQHSQRSQHSLAHSIRSHHSQQSYGPPGLPPLFSPPMLLMPPPPSAMGPPGAPPGRDLASVPPELTASRQSFRMAMGNPTKNYGVFDFL; encoded by the exons gGTGGTGAAAGAAGAAATCTCAGATGACAATGCCAAGCTTCCCTGCTTCAACGGCCGGGTGGTGTCATGG CTGGTGTCTGCAGAGGGTTCCCATTCAGATGCTGGCTCAGTCTGTGCCGATAACCAGACAGAGCTGCCACCCTCCATGGAGCGCACGGGAGGAATTGGAGACTCTAGGCCCCCCTCTTTCCA CCCTAACACCGGGGGGAGTCGGGAAAACTTGGACAATGAGACAGAGACAGACTCGGTGGTGTCATCGCAAAGGGAACGACCTCGTCGGAAAGATGGGCCTGACCATG CACCCAGGGTGAATGGGACAGTGAAGGGAGAGCGGCGCCGAGACCTGGGCGGGTACGAGAGCTCCTCCACGCTCATGAGCAGTGAGCTGGAGACCACCAGCTTCTTTGATTCAGATGAAGATGACTCCACCAGCAG GTTTAGCAGTTcgacagagcagagcagtgcttCCCGTTTAATGAGGAGGCACAAGCGACGCCGACGGAAACAGAAGGCTCCACGCATTGAGCGG TCATCGTCCTTCAGCAGCATCACAGACTCCACCATGTCCCTGAACATCATCACGGTCACGCTGAACATGG AGAAATACAACTTTCTGGGCATTTCTATTGTGGGACAGAGCAATGAGCGTGGGGATGGAGGCATTTACATTGGCTCTATCATGAAGGGTGGCGCTGTGGCAGCTGATGGCAGGATTGAGCCAGGAGACATGCTCTTGCAG GTAAATGACATCAACTTTGAGAACATGAGCAATGATGATGCAGTGCGGGTGCTGAGGGAGATTGTGCACAAGCCGGG GCCCATCACCCTGACGGTGGCCAAGTGCTGGGACCCCAGCCCCCGGGGCTGCTTCTCGTTACCCAGGAGTAAGTGGATAGCTGACCCACCCTTAACGCTGGTGCCCAGCTCAT GTGAGCCCATCCGGCCCATCGACCCGGCAGCCTGGGTGTCTCACACAGCAGCGATGACTGGCACCTACCCAGCGTACGGTATGAGTCCATCCATGAGCACAATcacttccaccagctcctccatcaCCAGCTCCATCCCAGAGACTGAAC GCCTCGATGACTTTCACCTGTCCATCCACAGCGACATGGCCACCATTGTCAAAGCCATGGCCTCACCAGAGTCAGGCCTGGAGGTGCGTGACCGCATGTGGCTGAAGATCACCATCCCCAATGCCTTCATTG GTTCAGATGTGGTGGATTGGCTCTATCACCACGTGGAGGGTTTTACGGACCGTCGTGAATCCCGCAAATATGCCAGTAACCTGCTGAAGGCTGGTTACATCCGACATACCGTGAACAAGATCACCTTCTCGGAGCAATGCTATTACATCTTCGGGGACCTCTGTGGAA ACATGGCTAATCTTTCTCTTCACGATCACGATGGCTCCAGTGGTGCCTCCGATCAGGACACTTTGGCTCCACTCCCCCACCCAGGAGCTGCACCCTGGCCTATGGCTTTCCCGTACCAGTATCCACCACCTCATCCATACAACCCCCACCCTGGCTTCCCTGACCCAGGCTACAGCTATGGAGGGGGTAgtgcaggcagccagcacagTGAAG GGAGCCGGAGCAGTGGTTCCAATCGCAGCGGCAgcgagaggaggaaggagagagagaagaccGGGGAGTCCAAGTCTGGCGGCAGTGGGAGTGAGTCGGACCACACCACGAGGAGCAGTATGCGGCGTGAGCGTGCGGCCAGCGAGCGCTCagtgccagccagccagcacagccagcgTAGCCAGCACTCTCTGGCTCACAGCATCCgcagccaccacagccagcagtCGTACGGGCCACCCGGCCTCCCCCCTCTCTTCAGCCCCCCCATGTTGCTGATGCCTCCACCACCTTCAGCCATGGGGCCCCCTGGGGCGCCGCCAGGCCGTGACCTGGCCTCTGTGCCCCCCGAACTGACAGCCAGTAGACAGTCCTTCCGAATGGCCATGGGCAACCCCA CAAAGAATTACGGGGTGTTTGACTTTCTCTGA
- the DVL3 gene encoding segment polarity protein dishevelled homolog DVL-3 isoform X4, producing MAAAETKIIYHLDEQETPYLVKLPIPAERVTLGDFKGLLNRPNYKFYFKSMDDDFGVVKEEISDDNAKLPCFNGRVVSWLVSAEGSHSDAGSVCADNQTELPPSMERTGGIGDSRPPSFHPNTGGSRENLDNETETDSVVSSQRERPRRKDGPDHAPRVNGTVKGERRRDLGGYESSSTLMSSELETTSFFDSDEDDSTSRFSSSTEQSSASRLMRRHKRRRRKQKAPRIERSSSFSSITDSTMSLNIITVTLNMEKYNFLGISIVGQSNERGDGGIYIGSIMKGGAVAADGRIEPGDMLLQVNDINFENMSNDDAVRVLREIVHKPGPITLTVAKCWDPSPRGCFSLPRSEPIRPIDPAAWVSHTAAMTGTYPAYGMSPSMSTITSTSSSITSSIPETERLDDFHLSIHSDMATIVKAMASPESGLEVRDRMWLKITIPNAFIGSDVVDWLYHHVEGFTDRRESRKYASNLLKAGYIRHTVNKITFSEQCYYIFGDLCGNMANLSLHDHDGSSGASDQDTLAPLPHPGAAPWPMAFPYQYPPPHPYNPHPGFPDPGYSYGGGSAGSQHSEGSRSSGSNRSGSERRKEREKTGESKSGGSGSESDHTTRSSMRRERAASERSVPASQHSQRSQHSLAHSIRSHHSQQSYGPPGLPPLFSPPMLLMPPPPSAMGPPGAPPGRDLASVPPELTASRQSFRMAMGNPTKNYGVFDFL from the exons gGTGGTGAAAGAAGAAATCTCAGATGACAATGCCAAGCTTCCCTGCTTCAACGGCCGGGTGGTGTCATGG CTGGTGTCTGCAGAGGGTTCCCATTCAGATGCTGGCTCAGTCTGTGCCGATAACCAGACAGAGCTGCCACCCTCCATGGAGCGCACGGGAGGAATTGGAGACTCTAGGCCCCCCTCTTTCCA CCCTAACACCGGGGGGAGTCGGGAAAACTTGGACAATGAGACAGAGACAGACTCGGTGGTGTCATCGCAAAGGGAACGACCTCGTCGGAAAGATGGGCCTGACCATG CACCCAGGGTGAATGGGACAGTGAAGGGAGAGCGGCGCCGAGACCTGGGCGGGTACGAGAGCTCCTCCACGCTCATGAGCAGTGAGCTGGAGACCACCAGCTTCTTTGATTCAGATGAAGATGACTCCACCAGCAG GTTTAGCAGTTcgacagagcagagcagtgcttCCCGTTTAATGAGGAGGCACAAGCGACGCCGACGGAAACAGAAGGCTCCACGCATTGAGCGG TCATCGTCCTTCAGCAGCATCACAGACTCCACCATGTCCCTGAACATCATCACGGTCACGCTGAACATGG AGAAATACAACTTTCTGGGCATTTCTATTGTGGGACAGAGCAATGAGCGTGGGGATGGAGGCATTTACATTGGCTCTATCATGAAGGGTGGCGCTGTGGCAGCTGATGGCAGGATTGAGCCAGGAGACATGCTCTTGCAG GTAAATGACATCAACTTTGAGAACATGAGCAATGATGATGCAGTGCGGGTGCTGAGGGAGATTGTGCACAAGCCGGG GCCCATCACCCTGACGGTGGCCAAGTGCTGGGACCCCAGCCCCCGGGGCTGCTTCTCGTTACCCAGGA GTGAGCCCATCCGGCCCATCGACCCGGCAGCCTGGGTGTCTCACACAGCAGCGATGACTGGCACCTACCCAGCGTACGGTATGAGTCCATCCATGAGCACAATcacttccaccagctcctccatcaCCAGCTCCATCCCAGAGACTGAAC GCCTCGATGACTTTCACCTGTCCATCCACAGCGACATGGCCACCATTGTCAAAGCCATGGCCTCACCAGAGTCAGGCCTGGAGGTGCGTGACCGCATGTGGCTGAAGATCACCATCCCCAATGCCTTCATTG GTTCAGATGTGGTGGATTGGCTCTATCACCACGTGGAGGGTTTTACGGACCGTCGTGAATCCCGCAAATATGCCAGTAACCTGCTGAAGGCTGGTTACATCCGACATACCGTGAACAAGATCACCTTCTCGGAGCAATGCTATTACATCTTCGGGGACCTCTGTGGAA ACATGGCTAATCTTTCTCTTCACGATCACGATGGCTCCAGTGGTGCCTCCGATCAGGACACTTTGGCTCCACTCCCCCACCCAGGAGCTGCACCCTGGCCTATGGCTTTCCCGTACCAGTATCCACCACCTCATCCATACAACCCCCACCCTGGCTTCCCTGACCCAGGCTACAGCTATGGAGGGGGTAgtgcaggcagccagcacagTGAAG GGAGCCGGAGCAGTGGTTCCAATCGCAGCGGCAgcgagaggaggaaggagagagagaagaccGGGGAGTCCAAGTCTGGCGGCAGTGGGAGTGAGTCGGACCACACCACGAGGAGCAGTATGCGGCGTGAGCGTGCGGCCAGCGAGCGCTCagtgccagccagccagcacagccagcgTAGCCAGCACTCTCTGGCTCACAGCATCCgcagccaccacagccagcagtCGTACGGGCCACCCGGCCTCCCCCCTCTCTTCAGCCCCCCCATGTTGCTGATGCCTCCACCACCTTCAGCCATGGGGCCCCCTGGGGCGCCGCCAGGCCGTGACCTGGCCTCTGTGCCCCCCGAACTGACAGCCAGTAGACAGTCCTTCCGAATGGCCATGGGCAACCCCA CAAAGAATTACGGGGTGTTTGACTTTCTCTGA
- the DVL3 gene encoding segment polarity protein dishevelled homolog DVL-3 isoform X1 has translation MAAAETKIIYHLDEQETPYLVKLPIPAERVTLGDFKGLLNRPNYKFYFKSMDDDFGVVKEEISDDNAKLPCFNGRVVSWLVSAEGSHSDAGSVCADNQTELPPSMERTGGIGDSRPPSFHPNTGGSRENLDNETETDSVVSSQRERPRRKDGPDHAPRVNGTVKGERRRDLGGYESSSTLMSSELETTSFFDSDEDDSTSRFSSSTEQSSASRLMRRHKRRRRKQKAPRIERSSSFSSITDSTMSLNIITVTLNMEKYNFLGISIVGQSNERGDGGIYIGSIMKGGAVAADGRIEPGDMLLQVNDINFENMSNDDAVRVLREIVHKPGPITLTVAKCWDPSPRGCFSLPRIAPQRIWAGPDSPCSDPGEPIRPIDPAAWVSHTAAMTGTYPAYGMSPSMSTITSTSSSITSSIPETERLDDFHLSIHSDMATIVKAMASPESGLEVRDRMWLKITIPNAFIGSDVVDWLYHHVEGFTDRRESRKYASNLLKAGYIRHTVNKITFSEQCYYIFGDLCGNMANLSLHDHDGSSGASDQDTLAPLPHPGAAPWPMAFPYQYPPPHPYNPHPGFPDPGYSYGGGSAGSQHSEGSRSSGSNRSGSERRKEREKTGESKSGGSGSESDHTTRSSMRRERAASERSVPASQHSQRSQHSLAHSIRSHHSQQSYGPPGLPPLFSPPMLLMPPPPSAMGPPGAPPGRDLASVPPELTASRQSFRMAMGNPTKNYGVFDFL, from the exons gGTGGTGAAAGAAGAAATCTCAGATGACAATGCCAAGCTTCCCTGCTTCAACGGCCGGGTGGTGTCATGG CTGGTGTCTGCAGAGGGTTCCCATTCAGATGCTGGCTCAGTCTGTGCCGATAACCAGACAGAGCTGCCACCCTCCATGGAGCGCACGGGAGGAATTGGAGACTCTAGGCCCCCCTCTTTCCA CCCTAACACCGGGGGGAGTCGGGAAAACTTGGACAATGAGACAGAGACAGACTCGGTGGTGTCATCGCAAAGGGAACGACCTCGTCGGAAAGATGGGCCTGACCATG CACCCAGGGTGAATGGGACAGTGAAGGGAGAGCGGCGCCGAGACCTGGGCGGGTACGAGAGCTCCTCCACGCTCATGAGCAGTGAGCTGGAGACCACCAGCTTCTTTGATTCAGATGAAGATGACTCCACCAGCAG GTTTAGCAGTTcgacagagcagagcagtgcttCCCGTTTAATGAGGAGGCACAAGCGACGCCGACGGAAACAGAAGGCTCCACGCATTGAGCGG TCATCGTCCTTCAGCAGCATCACAGACTCCACCATGTCCCTGAACATCATCACGGTCACGCTGAACATGG AGAAATACAACTTTCTGGGCATTTCTATTGTGGGACAGAGCAATGAGCGTGGGGATGGAGGCATTTACATTGGCTCTATCATGAAGGGTGGCGCTGTGGCAGCTGATGGCAGGATTGAGCCAGGAGACATGCTCTTGCAG GTAAATGACATCAACTTTGAGAACATGAGCAATGATGATGCAGTGCGGGTGCTGAGGGAGATTGTGCACAAGCCGGG GCCCATCACCCTGACGGTGGCCAAGTGCTGGGACCCCAGCCCCCGGGGCTGCTTCTCGTTACCCAGGA tTGCTCCCCAGCGGATCTGGGCTGGGCCAGACTCTCCATGCTCCGATCCGG GTGAGCCCATCCGGCCCATCGACCCGGCAGCCTGGGTGTCTCACACAGCAGCGATGACTGGCACCTACCCAGCGTACGGTATGAGTCCATCCATGAGCACAATcacttccaccagctcctccatcaCCAGCTCCATCCCAGAGACTGAAC GCCTCGATGACTTTCACCTGTCCATCCACAGCGACATGGCCACCATTGTCAAAGCCATGGCCTCACCAGAGTCAGGCCTGGAGGTGCGTGACCGCATGTGGCTGAAGATCACCATCCCCAATGCCTTCATTG GTTCAGATGTGGTGGATTGGCTCTATCACCACGTGGAGGGTTTTACGGACCGTCGTGAATCCCGCAAATATGCCAGTAACCTGCTGAAGGCTGGTTACATCCGACATACCGTGAACAAGATCACCTTCTCGGAGCAATGCTATTACATCTTCGGGGACCTCTGTGGAA ACATGGCTAATCTTTCTCTTCACGATCACGATGGCTCCAGTGGTGCCTCCGATCAGGACACTTTGGCTCCACTCCCCCACCCAGGAGCTGCACCCTGGCCTATGGCTTTCCCGTACCAGTATCCACCACCTCATCCATACAACCCCCACCCTGGCTTCCCTGACCCAGGCTACAGCTATGGAGGGGGTAgtgcaggcagccagcacagTGAAG GGAGCCGGAGCAGTGGTTCCAATCGCAGCGGCAgcgagaggaggaaggagagagagaagaccGGGGAGTCCAAGTCTGGCGGCAGTGGGAGTGAGTCGGACCACACCACGAGGAGCAGTATGCGGCGTGAGCGTGCGGCCAGCGAGCGCTCagtgccagccagccagcacagccagcgTAGCCAGCACTCTCTGGCTCACAGCATCCgcagccaccacagccagcagtCGTACGGGCCACCCGGCCTCCCCCCTCTCTTCAGCCCCCCCATGTTGCTGATGCCTCCACCACCTTCAGCCATGGGGCCCCCTGGGGCGCCGCCAGGCCGTGACCTGGCCTCTGTGCCCCCCGAACTGACAGCCAGTAGACAGTCCTTCCGAATGGCCATGGGCAACCCCA CAAAGAATTACGGGGTGTTTGACTTTCTCTGA
- the DVL3 gene encoding segment polarity protein dishevelled homolog DVL-3 isoform X5: protein MAAAETKIIYHLDEQETPYLVKLPIPAERVTLGDFKGLLNRPNYKFYFKSMDDDFGVVKEEISDDNAKLPCFNGRVVSWLVSAEGSHSDAGSVCADNQTELPPSMERTGGIGDSRPPSFHPNTGGSRENLDNETETDSVVSSQRERPRRKDGPDHAPRVNGTVKGERRRDLGGYESSSTLMSSELETTSFFDSDEDDSTSRFSSSTEQSSASRLMRRHKRRRRKQKAPRIERSSSFSSITDSTMSLNIITVTLNMEKYNFLGISIVGQSNERGDGGIYIGSIMKGGAVAADGRIEPGDMLLQVNDINFENMSNDDAVRVLREIVHKPGPITLTVAKCWDPSPRGCFSLPRSEPIRPIDPAAWVSHTAAMTGTYPAYGMSPSMSTITSTSSSITSSIPETERLDDFHLSIHSDMATIVKAMASPESGLEVRDRMWLKITIPNAFIGSDVVDWLYHHVEGFTDRRESRKYASNLLKAGYIRHTVNKITFSEQCYYIFGDLCGNMANLSLHDHDGSSGASDQDTLAPLPHPGAAPWPMAFPYQYPPPHPYNPHPGFPDPGYSYGGGSAGSQHSEGSRSSGSNRSGSERRKEREKTGESKSGGSGSESDHTTRSSMRRERAASERSVPASQHSQRSQHSLAHSIRSHHSQQSYGPPGLPPLFSPPMLLMPPPPSAMGPPGAPPGRDLASVPPELTASRQSFRMAMGNPSEFFVDVM, encoded by the exons gGTGGTGAAAGAAGAAATCTCAGATGACAATGCCAAGCTTCCCTGCTTCAACGGCCGGGTGGTGTCATGG CTGGTGTCTGCAGAGGGTTCCCATTCAGATGCTGGCTCAGTCTGTGCCGATAACCAGACAGAGCTGCCACCCTCCATGGAGCGCACGGGAGGAATTGGAGACTCTAGGCCCCCCTCTTTCCA CCCTAACACCGGGGGGAGTCGGGAAAACTTGGACAATGAGACAGAGACAGACTCGGTGGTGTCATCGCAAAGGGAACGACCTCGTCGGAAAGATGGGCCTGACCATG CACCCAGGGTGAATGGGACAGTGAAGGGAGAGCGGCGCCGAGACCTGGGCGGGTACGAGAGCTCCTCCACGCTCATGAGCAGTGAGCTGGAGACCACCAGCTTCTTTGATTCAGATGAAGATGACTCCACCAGCAG GTTTAGCAGTTcgacagagcagagcagtgcttCCCGTTTAATGAGGAGGCACAAGCGACGCCGACGGAAACAGAAGGCTCCACGCATTGAGCGG TCATCGTCCTTCAGCAGCATCACAGACTCCACCATGTCCCTGAACATCATCACGGTCACGCTGAACATGG AGAAATACAACTTTCTGGGCATTTCTATTGTGGGACAGAGCAATGAGCGTGGGGATGGAGGCATTTACATTGGCTCTATCATGAAGGGTGGCGCTGTGGCAGCTGATGGCAGGATTGAGCCAGGAGACATGCTCTTGCAG GTAAATGACATCAACTTTGAGAACATGAGCAATGATGATGCAGTGCGGGTGCTGAGGGAGATTGTGCACAAGCCGGG GCCCATCACCCTGACGGTGGCCAAGTGCTGGGACCCCAGCCCCCGGGGCTGCTTCTCGTTACCCAGGA GTGAGCCCATCCGGCCCATCGACCCGGCAGCCTGGGTGTCTCACACAGCAGCGATGACTGGCACCTACCCAGCGTACGGTATGAGTCCATCCATGAGCACAATcacttccaccagctcctccatcaCCAGCTCCATCCCAGAGACTGAAC GCCTCGATGACTTTCACCTGTCCATCCACAGCGACATGGCCACCATTGTCAAAGCCATGGCCTCACCAGAGTCAGGCCTGGAGGTGCGTGACCGCATGTGGCTGAAGATCACCATCCCCAATGCCTTCATTG GTTCAGATGTGGTGGATTGGCTCTATCACCACGTGGAGGGTTTTACGGACCGTCGTGAATCCCGCAAATATGCCAGTAACCTGCTGAAGGCTGGTTACATCCGACATACCGTGAACAAGATCACCTTCTCGGAGCAATGCTATTACATCTTCGGGGACCTCTGTGGAA ACATGGCTAATCTTTCTCTTCACGATCACGATGGCTCCAGTGGTGCCTCCGATCAGGACACTTTGGCTCCACTCCCCCACCCAGGAGCTGCACCCTGGCCTATGGCTTTCCCGTACCAGTATCCACCACCTCATCCATACAACCCCCACCCTGGCTTCCCTGACCCAGGCTACAGCTATGGAGGGGGTAgtgcaggcagccagcacagTGAAG GGAGCCGGAGCAGTGGTTCCAATCGCAGCGGCAgcgagaggaggaaggagagagagaagaccGGGGAGTCCAAGTCTGGCGGCAGTGGGAGTGAGTCGGACCACACCACGAGGAGCAGTATGCGGCGTGAGCGTGCGGCCAGCGAGCGCTCagtgccagccagccagcacagccagcgTAGCCAGCACTCTCTGGCTCACAGCATCCgcagccaccacagccagcagtCGTACGGGCCACCCGGCCTCCCCCCTCTCTTCAGCCCCCCCATGTTGCTGATGCCTCCACCACCTTCAGCCATGGGGCCCCCTGGGGCGCCGCCAGGCCGTGACCTGGCCTCTGTGCCCCCCGAACTGACAGCCAGTAGACAGTCCTTCCGAATGGCCATGGGCAACCCCAGTGAGTTCTTTGTGGATGTAATGTGA
- the DVL3 gene encoding segment polarity protein dishevelled homolog DVL-3 isoform X2, with the protein MAAAETKIIYHLDEQETPYLVKLPIPAERVTLGDFKGLLNRPNYKFYFKSMDDDFGVVKEEISDDNAKLPCFNGRVVSWLVSAEGSHSDAGSVCADNQTELPPSMERTGGIGDSRPPSFHPNTGGSRENLDNETETDSVVSSQRERPRRKDGPDHAPRVNGTVKGERRRDLGGYESSSTLMSSELETTSFFDSDEDDSTSRFSSSTEQSSASRLMRRHKRRRRKQKAPRIERSSSFSSITDSTMSLNIITVTLNMEKYNFLGISIVGQSNERGDGGIYIGSIMKGGAVAADGRIEPGDMLLQVNDINFENMSNDDAVRVLREIVHKPGPITLTVAKCWDPSPRGCFSLPRIAPQRIWAGPDSPCSDPGEPIRPIDPAAWVSHTAAMTGTYPAYGMSPSMSTITSTSSSITSSIPETERLDDFHLSIHSDMATIVKAMASPESGLEVRDRMWLKITIPNAFIGSDVVDWLYHHVEGFTDRRESRKYASNLLKAGYIRHTVNKITFSEQCYYIFGDLCGNMANLSLHDHDGSSGASDQDTLAPLPHPGAAPWPMAFPYQYPPPHPYNPHPGFPDPGYSYGGGSAGSQHSEGSRSSGSNRSGSERRKEREKTGESKSGGSGSESDHTTRSSMRRERAASERSVPASQHSQRSQHSLAHSIRSHHSQQSYGPPGLPPLFSPPMLLMPPPPSAMGPPGAPPGRDLASVPPELTASRQSFRMAMGNPSEFFVDVM; encoded by the exons gGTGGTGAAAGAAGAAATCTCAGATGACAATGCCAAGCTTCCCTGCTTCAACGGCCGGGTGGTGTCATGG CTGGTGTCTGCAGAGGGTTCCCATTCAGATGCTGGCTCAGTCTGTGCCGATAACCAGACAGAGCTGCCACCCTCCATGGAGCGCACGGGAGGAATTGGAGACTCTAGGCCCCCCTCTTTCCA CCCTAACACCGGGGGGAGTCGGGAAAACTTGGACAATGAGACAGAGACAGACTCGGTGGTGTCATCGCAAAGGGAACGACCTCGTCGGAAAGATGGGCCTGACCATG CACCCAGGGTGAATGGGACAGTGAAGGGAGAGCGGCGCCGAGACCTGGGCGGGTACGAGAGCTCCTCCACGCTCATGAGCAGTGAGCTGGAGACCACCAGCTTCTTTGATTCAGATGAAGATGACTCCACCAGCAG GTTTAGCAGTTcgacagagcagagcagtgcttCCCGTTTAATGAGGAGGCACAAGCGACGCCGACGGAAACAGAAGGCTCCACGCATTGAGCGG TCATCGTCCTTCAGCAGCATCACAGACTCCACCATGTCCCTGAACATCATCACGGTCACGCTGAACATGG AGAAATACAACTTTCTGGGCATTTCTATTGTGGGACAGAGCAATGAGCGTGGGGATGGAGGCATTTACATTGGCTCTATCATGAAGGGTGGCGCTGTGGCAGCTGATGGCAGGATTGAGCCAGGAGACATGCTCTTGCAG GTAAATGACATCAACTTTGAGAACATGAGCAATGATGATGCAGTGCGGGTGCTGAGGGAGATTGTGCACAAGCCGGG GCCCATCACCCTGACGGTGGCCAAGTGCTGGGACCCCAGCCCCCGGGGCTGCTTCTCGTTACCCAGGA tTGCTCCCCAGCGGATCTGGGCTGGGCCAGACTCTCCATGCTCCGATCCGG GTGAGCCCATCCGGCCCATCGACCCGGCAGCCTGGGTGTCTCACACAGCAGCGATGACTGGCACCTACCCAGCGTACGGTATGAGTCCATCCATGAGCACAATcacttccaccagctcctccatcaCCAGCTCCATCCCAGAGACTGAAC GCCTCGATGACTTTCACCTGTCCATCCACAGCGACATGGCCACCATTGTCAAAGCCATGGCCTCACCAGAGTCAGGCCTGGAGGTGCGTGACCGCATGTGGCTGAAGATCACCATCCCCAATGCCTTCATTG GTTCAGATGTGGTGGATTGGCTCTATCACCACGTGGAGGGTTTTACGGACCGTCGTGAATCCCGCAAATATGCCAGTAACCTGCTGAAGGCTGGTTACATCCGACATACCGTGAACAAGATCACCTTCTCGGAGCAATGCTATTACATCTTCGGGGACCTCTGTGGAA ACATGGCTAATCTTTCTCTTCACGATCACGATGGCTCCAGTGGTGCCTCCGATCAGGACACTTTGGCTCCACTCCCCCACCCAGGAGCTGCACCCTGGCCTATGGCTTTCCCGTACCAGTATCCACCACCTCATCCATACAACCCCCACCCTGGCTTCCCTGACCCAGGCTACAGCTATGGAGGGGGTAgtgcaggcagccagcacagTGAAG GGAGCCGGAGCAGTGGTTCCAATCGCAGCGGCAgcgagaggaggaaggagagagagaagaccGGGGAGTCCAAGTCTGGCGGCAGTGGGAGTGAGTCGGACCACACCACGAGGAGCAGTATGCGGCGTGAGCGTGCGGCCAGCGAGCGCTCagtgccagccagccagcacagccagcgTAGCCAGCACTCTCTGGCTCACAGCATCCgcagccaccacagccagcagtCGTACGGGCCACCCGGCCTCCCCCCTCTCTTCAGCCCCCCCATGTTGCTGATGCCTCCACCACCTTCAGCCATGGGGCCCCCTGGGGCGCCGCCAGGCCGTGACCTGGCCTCTGTGCCCCCCGAACTGACAGCCAGTAGACAGTCCTTCCGAATGGCCATGGGCAACCCCAGTGAGTTCTTTGTGGATGTAATGTGA